The Candidatus Sysuiplasma acidicola genome has a window encoding:
- a CDS encoding mRNA surveillance protein pelota, translated as MRILRQDPKTGEITVLVTNSDDLWHLYNIIRTGDVVKGHTYRREEAREDAIRAQRESKVRIYLTVRVEKVEFTEFSSMLRVTGTIEEAEFGSGLHHTFNVEEGTEITIVKEEWHAASLERLREAASGKGAARFICISIEHGEATVAVIKSFGVDEVATIHGRKSKDEAASRDRDETSASIIRLVKSLPRMPILVVGPGFMKDDFLREARAAEPSLFSNAQLIQTGQAGMAGIREAVSKPENAKLFQEARIAEEARVVEEIKKLIATDGPVTFGIEQIVEALDAGAVSRLVVTDRLLRESATERLMKKAEEKAGVVMVVTSRWEPGRQIDALGGAAAILRYKR; from the coding sequence ATGCGCATACTCAGACAGGATCCGAAAACAGGTGAAATAACTGTTCTCGTTACGAATTCAGATGACCTGTGGCATCTTTACAACATCATACGCACCGGGGACGTAGTGAAGGGGCACACTTACAGACGGGAGGAAGCCAGGGAAGACGCCATCAGAGCACAGAGAGAATCCAAAGTGCGCATCTATCTAACCGTCCGGGTGGAGAAGGTGGAGTTCACAGAGTTCAGCAGTATGCTCAGGGTAACTGGGACGATCGAGGAAGCCGAATTCGGCTCGGGACTTCACCACACCTTCAACGTCGAAGAGGGAACGGAGATAACAATTGTCAAGGAGGAGTGGCACGCCGCATCCCTTGAAAGGCTCAGGGAGGCTGCTTCCGGCAAGGGGGCCGCAAGATTCATCTGTATCTCGATAGAGCACGGCGAAGCAACCGTCGCCGTCATCAAGAGTTTTGGCGTCGACGAGGTTGCTACAATACATGGCAGAAAGTCTAAGGACGAGGCCGCGTCCAGAGATCGGGATGAAACATCCGCATCCATCATTCGGCTGGTGAAATCGTTGCCACGCATGCCTATTCTGGTAGTGGGACCGGGCTTCATGAAGGATGACTTCCTTCGCGAGGCGCGGGCGGCCGAACCTTCACTTTTCTCTAATGCACAACTGATTCAGACCGGGCAGGCCGGTATGGCAGGCATAAGAGAGGCAGTTTCCAAACCGGAGAATGCAAAATTGTTCCAGGAGGCGCGGATCGCGGAAGAGGCAAGAGTCGTAGAGGAGATAAAGAAGCTCATAGCGACCGACGGACCGGTGACGTTCGGAATCGAACAAATCGTGGAAGCGCTGGATGCCGGAGCTGTCTCCAGGCTGGTTGTCACGGACAGGCTGCTGAGAGAGAGCGCCACGGAGCGTCTGATGAAAAAGGCGGAGGAAAAGGCGGGGGTAGTGATGGTTGTAACGTCAAGATGGGAACCCGGAAGACAGATTGACGCACTTGGCGGTGCGGCCGCCATACTCCGTTACAAGCGCTGA
- a CDS encoding SCP2 sterol-binding domain-containing protein produces MIEDLINGAISKFNSRVEKDPVLQKELEGMTRTVQVELKDGKSFCFSLQKNRMGDLHEGRLENPDIKIVSDEATLSGLLTGTIRPMKAWATKKVQFKASLEDLMRIRKFF; encoded by the coding sequence ATGATAGAGGACCTGATCAACGGAGCGATAAGCAAGTTCAATTCAAGGGTGGAGAAGGACCCTGTTCTGCAAAAAGAGCTGGAGGGAATGACAAGAACGGTTCAGGTTGAGCTGAAGGACGGTAAGAGCTTCTGTTTTAGCCTCCAGAAAAACAGGATGGGCGATCTTCACGAAGGAAGGCTTGAAAATCCTGATATTAAGATAGTTTCTGACGAGGCTACGCTGTCCGGACTTCTGACTGGAACCATCAGACCCATGAAGGCATGGGCTACAAAGAAAGTTCAGTTCAAGGCATCTCTTGAAGATCTGATGAGAATACGCAAATTCTTCTGA
- a CDS encoding ribosome biogenesis/translation initiation ATPase RLI, which translates to MRVAVLLEDRCQSKKCNQECIFFCPVVRAGTDCIKMGEEGKPVVFEDLCIGCGICVNKCPFDALRIEGLPDEMSEDTIHRYGINSFRLYGLPTPRTDAVVGILGSNGIGKSTAISVLSGNIIPNLGNFEAQADKDAVIEFFRGTGMKEYFEKLYSGKIRTATKPQYVDSIPKTFNGVVSELLGKVDERDILRDLVEELGLKNAMERKISHLSGGELQKVAVAATFCKDADVYLIDEPSSYLDINERLKLASLIRREAKGKRIVVVEHDLAIFDFISDNVYIFYGVYGAYGVVSNEMGARTAINAYLDGRIREDNIRFRDYAIDFQKRSSDREGAYAPILSYTSLEKRYPGFSLCVEAGEIGKGEVIGVLGPNATGKTTFIKMLAGVEKPDDGIVDGKMTVSYKPQYISAGSGATVEELLSSTAAERFTQQFYVSQVVEPMELRHLMDKNVDSLSGGELQRVAVSLCLLRDADIYLIDEPSAYLDSAQRMNTSRVIRRVIENSKKSAIVVEHDIYFMDLVADRLMIFSGESGLSGHGSTPMSMKNGMNTFLKSINITFRRDGSTARPRINKLDSRLDREQKSTGNFYYDE; encoded by the coding sequence ATGAGAGTCGCAGTACTGCTCGAAGACAGATGCCAGTCGAAGAAGTGCAATCAGGAGTGTATTTTTTTCTGCCCGGTTGTCCGTGCTGGAACAGACTGTATCAAGATGGGAGAAGAAGGAAAACCCGTTGTCTTCGAGGATCTCTGTATCGGATGCGGGATATGCGTGAACAAGTGCCCTTTTGATGCTCTTCGAATTGAGGGACTGCCGGACGAAATGAGCGAAGACACAATACACAGATACGGGATCAACTCTTTCAGGCTCTACGGTCTTCCCACTCCCAGAACAGATGCGGTTGTAGGCATACTCGGTTCAAACGGGATAGGCAAGTCCACGGCAATTTCAGTCCTTTCGGGCAATATCATACCCAACCTCGGCAATTTTGAGGCTCAGGCAGACAAAGACGCAGTTATAGAATTCTTTCGCGGAACAGGGATGAAAGAATATTTTGAAAAGCTGTACAGCGGGAAAATCAGGACAGCGACAAAGCCGCAGTATGTGGACAGCATACCGAAAACATTTAACGGCGTAGTCAGCGAGCTACTCGGCAAGGTTGATGAACGCGATATACTCCGGGATCTTGTTGAGGAACTGGGACTCAAGAATGCCATGGAGAGAAAAATATCGCATCTTTCAGGCGGAGAGCTTCAGAAGGTCGCAGTAGCCGCAACCTTCTGCAAAGATGCGGATGTGTACCTTATCGATGAACCCTCTTCTTATCTGGATATAAATGAAAGACTGAAACTCGCTTCCCTGATAAGGAGAGAGGCAAAGGGGAAGAGAATAGTCGTTGTGGAACACGATCTTGCCATTTTTGACTTCATTTCCGACAATGTATACATTTTCTACGGCGTCTATGGTGCATACGGCGTCGTATCCAACGAAATGGGCGCAAGGACTGCAATAAACGCCTATCTTGATGGCAGGATCAGGGAGGACAACATAAGATTCAGAGATTACGCAATAGATTTCCAGAAGAGGTCATCAGATAGGGAAGGCGCTTATGCACCAATACTTTCGTACACGTCGCTGGAAAAGCGATATCCAGGCTTTTCTCTGTGTGTTGAAGCAGGTGAGATAGGCAAGGGTGAGGTGATAGGCGTGCTGGGTCCCAACGCCACAGGAAAGACCACCTTCATCAAGATGCTTGCGGGAGTTGAAAAACCGGACGACGGCATTGTTGACGGTAAAATGACTGTGAGTTACAAGCCACAGTACATAAGCGCAGGGAGCGGGGCAACCGTAGAGGAACTTCTGTCATCGACTGCGGCAGAGAGATTTACACAGCAGTTCTACGTTTCGCAAGTGGTCGAGCCGATGGAACTGAGACACCTCATGGACAAGAACGTGGACAGTCTGTCCGGAGGTGAACTTCAGAGAGTGGCTGTTTCGCTCTGTCTTCTAAGAGACGCAGACATCTATCTGATTGACGAGCCGTCGGCTTACCTGGATTCCGCGCAGAGAATGAACACGTCGAGAGTAATACGACGTGTGATTGAGAACAGCAAGAAGTCTGCTATTGTTGTGGAGCATGACATTTACTTCATGGATCTTGTGGCTGACCGGTTGATGATATTTTCCGGAGAATCCGGACTTTCCGGTCACGGTTCGACTCCGATGAGCATGAAAAACGGAATGAATACATTCCTGAAATCTATAAATATAACATTCAGAAGGGACGGCAGCACGGCGAGACCCAGGATAAACAAGCTCGACTCAAGACTCGACCGGGAGCAGAAGAGCACTGGCAACTTCTACTACGATGAATAG
- the metG gene encoding methionine--tRNA ligase encodes MMVTVTKYVVNVAWPYANGAIHVGHVAGSLLSPDIFSRYQRMRGNNVLMVSGSDQHGTSVVITAEKEGISVDRVAEMYHKSNKEAIEWLGIQFDLFTKTHTQNHFDVVQSFFRKLYSDGHLYAKTTDQYYCTTDKRFLADTYVSGTCPKCGYQEAKGNQCEVCKTIFEPGELNEVRCTLCSNPVVLKGSEQLFFSLSAFSGRLHSFLSGKNYWRQNVLDFSLNWISSGLDDRSATRDLDWGIPVPVPGFEKNVIYVWFEAVIGYLSASIEWARNRGEPEAWKQFWQDEEAMHYYFMGKDNIPFHTIIWPAMMMAHGDLVLPYDVVANEYLTPDNSGMKFSKSRGGAPEIRELMRKFTPEQLRYYLTSVMPEGRDSVFRLDDMVSKVNNELVATLGNYFHRVLSFSFKNFGELKRPDTWSENEHVIRESVKAASLISELIEGCEFKKALKALMDLAQSGNQYFDRCAPWFSIKTDRTKCSADLFANLELIRRIAILSFPFLPFASASVMSFLGYADCAGELRWDRLDAVPEHYLIKEPKPVFSRIDPDMLKDAPVDSPDVIPLDLRVGKIISARKHPSAEKLLLLEVDTGERRQIVAGLRQHYAEEALVGMSVVVVANLATAKLRGYESQGMMLAAESGGAVKLLRPYSEVPVGRIGEDNEPMRTISIDEFRKVDLRIAGYSGGIVSLSDEKPELEIAVVVSGGKPLPIRKGDVFITVDGGRIGVGSRIR; translated from the coding sequence ATGATGGTAACTGTGACAAAATATGTTGTAAATGTTGCATGGCCGTACGCCAACGGTGCGATACATGTTGGTCATGTCGCTGGTTCGCTTCTTTCACCGGATATCTTTTCCCGTTACCAGCGGATGAGAGGGAATAATGTACTGATGGTTTCAGGAAGCGATCAGCACGGAACCTCAGTTGTCATAACGGCCGAGAAAGAGGGCATTTCTGTAGATCGGGTAGCAGAAATGTATCACAAATCCAACAAGGAGGCTATTGAATGGCTGGGAATACAGTTCGACCTTTTTACTAAAACGCATACTCAGAACCACTTCGACGTCGTGCAGTCTTTTTTCAGAAAACTGTATTCAGACGGTCATCTTTATGCGAAAACCACCGACCAGTATTACTGTACAACAGACAAGCGGTTTCTGGCCGACACGTACGTCTCCGGTACCTGTCCGAAATGTGGATATCAGGAGGCAAAGGGAAATCAGTGCGAGGTCTGCAAAACCATATTTGAACCGGGAGAACTGAATGAAGTGAGATGCACTCTCTGCTCAAATCCCGTTGTGCTGAAAGGTTCCGAGCAACTCTTTTTTTCACTCTCTGCTTTTTCCGGGCGCCTTCACTCATTCCTTTCCGGCAAAAATTATTGGAGGCAGAACGTGCTTGATTTCTCATTGAACTGGATTTCGTCCGGTCTCGATGACAGATCTGCCACGAGGGATCTTGACTGGGGCATCCCTGTTCCTGTTCCAGGTTTCGAAAAGAATGTAATTTATGTGTGGTTTGAAGCAGTAATCGGTTATCTGTCTGCTTCCATAGAGTGGGCAAGAAACAGGGGTGAACCGGAAGCTTGGAAGCAGTTCTGGCAGGATGAGGAGGCGATGCATTATTATTTCATGGGTAAGGACAACATTCCGTTCCACACAATCATTTGGCCTGCTATGATGATGGCGCACGGTGACCTCGTGCTACCTTATGATGTTGTCGCCAACGAGTACCTCACGCCGGACAATTCAGGGATGAAGTTTTCAAAGAGCCGGGGAGGGGCACCGGAAATCAGGGAACTCATGAGGAAATTCACGCCGGAACAGCTTCGCTACTATCTCACATCCGTGATGCCTGAGGGCAGGGACAGTGTCTTCCGCCTGGATGACATGGTATCAAAGGTTAATAACGAACTCGTCGCGACACTAGGCAATTATTTTCACCGAGTGCTTTCTTTTTCATTCAAGAATTTCGGCGAATTGAAGAGACCTGATACATGGTCTGAGAATGAGCACGTTATACGGGAATCTGTCAAGGCTGCTTCTCTGATATCTGAATTGATCGAGGGATGCGAGTTCAAGAAAGCACTGAAAGCGCTGATGGATCTTGCTCAGTCAGGCAATCAGTACTTTGACAGATGCGCTCCATGGTTTTCAATCAAGACAGACAGGACAAAATGCTCTGCAGATCTCTTTGCGAATCTGGAGCTGATCAGGCGCATTGCCATACTCAGCTTCCCGTTCCTTCCGTTTGCCTCCGCGTCTGTCATGTCATTCCTCGGCTATGCTGACTGCGCAGGAGAACTGCGCTGGGACAGGCTGGACGCAGTTCCAGAGCACTACTTAATCAAGGAGCCGAAACCGGTGTTCAGCCGTATCGACCCAGATATGTTGAAAGATGCGCCGGTAGATAGCCCGGACGTCATCCCTCTAGACCTTCGGGTTGGAAAGATCATTTCAGCGAGAAAGCACCCGTCTGCGGAAAAATTGCTGCTGCTCGAGGTTGATACTGGAGAGAGGAGACAGATTGTGGCCGGTTTGAGGCAGCATTATGCCGAAGAGGCGCTTGTCGGGATGAGTGTTGTAGTTGTCGCAAATCTTGCGACAGCCAAGCTCAGGGGTTACGAGTCGCAGGGTATGATGCTTGCAGCAGAAAGTGGGGGTGCAGTGAAACTGCTCAGACCGTATTCCGAAGTACCGGTCGGAAGAATCGGAGAAGACAATGAGCCTATGAGGACAATCAGCATTGATGAATTCCGGAAAGTTGATCTCAGAATTGCCGGATACAGCGGCGGCATAGTGTCCCTATCTGACGAAAAGCCGGAACTTGAAATCGCCGTTGTCGTATCCGGAGGGAAGCCATTGCCAATCAGGAAGGGTGATGTTTTCATAACGGTGGACGGAGGACGAATCGGTGTTGGTTCAAGGATAAGATGA
- a CDS encoding metal-dependent transcriptional regulator: protein MKEKKRLSGMTKKERDCLVAIRESTVAPFPARLCEVARIMGISSPSALEIIGRLKGKNLAESRNGMITLTEEGDAEYERIVLNHRVLESLFVQSGISMEKACRDIKAFDYFLDTRTSLAILRKIGNPASCPHGDPIRVGTEGGQ, encoded by the coding sequence ATGAAAGAAAAAAAGAGATTATCCGGGATGACAAAGAAAGAAAGAGATTGTCTTGTAGCAATCAGGGAAAGTACTGTTGCGCCTTTTCCAGCGAGGTTGTGTGAAGTCGCAAGAATCATGGGTATCAGCTCGCCCTCGGCTCTTGAGATCATAGGTAGGCTTAAAGGGAAAAACTTGGCTGAGTCGAGGAATGGTATGATTACGCTCACGGAAGAAGGTGATGCCGAATACGAGAGAATAGTACTAAATCACCGCGTATTGGAATCTCTTTTTGTGCAAAGTGGCATTTCCATGGAAAAAGCATGCAGAGACATTAAGGCTTTCGATTACTTCCTGGACACAAGAACGAGTCTAGCGATTCTTAGAAAGATCGGTAACCCTGCATCCTGCCCTCATGGAGATCCGATAAGAGTAGGAACGGAAGGGGGCCAGTAG
- a CDS encoding PD-(D/E)XK nuclease family protein, with protein MADRSFSAGEVEKFCYCPMSWWLSRSDNTTQGENTSAGTLAHEKLSADLSNLSGKQAESVLYSRMIMYYAVIATALAAIGISLVNFDQKLMISRILLLVAVVWLLLSLSILYLTRTEVYSRKRLTERLILFLATLSMVLSIMSVTILQVNTLLAEILETASLIWLIGASSFLYLDLRVEEKALRLERSMNISGKIVYIGDDSHPVLVSENRSISGRPDFIVESDGMLMPVEFKSGRVPSGPLFSHVIQISAYCKLVEDNYGKRPDFGFIYYGTKRFAVDYDDEVEKLLMTKVSEMKSAEDAGNAHRNHNRPGKCLNCSRRNICPERLV; from the coding sequence ATGGCAGATAGATCTTTCTCCGCGGGCGAGGTGGAAAAGTTCTGTTACTGCCCCATGAGCTGGTGGCTCAGCAGGAGCGATAACACTACACAGGGAGAGAATACCAGCGCAGGCACTCTGGCACACGAAAAGCTGAGTGCTGATCTGTCCAACCTGTCTGGAAAACAGGCAGAAAGTGTCCTCTACAGCAGGATGATCATGTATTACGCCGTGATTGCGACGGCCCTCGCCGCGATAGGCATTTCACTCGTGAACTTTGACCAGAAGCTCATGATCTCAAGAATACTGCTGCTTGTGGCGGTGGTGTGGCTACTGCTCTCGCTGTCAATACTTTATCTGACCAGGACGGAGGTCTACAGCAGGAAGAGGCTGACGGAACGGCTTATCCTCTTCCTGGCTACGCTGTCTATGGTCCTGTCCATAATGTCTGTGACCATACTTCAGGTCAACACACTTCTGGCAGAGATACTGGAGACAGCATCACTCATCTGGCTCATTGGCGCAAGTAGCTTTCTCTACCTTGATTTGAGGGTGGAAGAGAAGGCATTACGACTCGAAAGAAGTATGAACATCAGCGGGAAGATCGTATACATAGGCGACGACAGCCATCCTGTGCTTGTTTCAGAGAACCGAAGCATCTCTGGTCGACCGGATTTCATAGTAGAGAGTGACGGTATGCTGATGCCTGTGGAATTCAAGTCAGGGAGAGTACCATCCGGGCCTCTGTTCTCCCACGTGATACAGATTTCAGCCTATTGCAAACTCGTTGAGGACAACTACGGTAAGAGGCCGGATTTCGGTTTCATATATTACGGTACAAAGAGATTTGCCGTGGATTACGACGACGAGGTGGAAAAACTTCTGATGACAAAAGTATCAGAGATGAAGAGTGCAGAAGATGCGGGAAACGCACACAGGAATCACAACAGACCGGGTAAATGCCTCAACTGCTCCAGAAGGAACATCTGCCCGGAGCGCCTCGTTTAA
- a CDS encoding DedA family protein, with amino-acid sequence MGSVWRVKMSFLSSLFNISLGLLLSLGYAGIFYLLTLDSMMVPAASEAILTLAGVLCFEGRFNLLAVILIATIASLLGSTVSWAIGKYGGRRFLEKHGKYLFIRKKELDRGDAFFRDHGESAVFFGRIIPLVRTYISLPAGIAAMGYRRFIIFTLGGTLIFVTMLTLLGYELGSNISLLNAALNYFNGAAIVIALLFVAGIIYSVMRARRRAT; translated from the coding sequence ATGGGTTCCGTCTGGAGAGTTAAGATGAGCTTCCTTTCCTCTCTCTTCAACATCAGCCTGGGCCTCCTGCTCTCACTTGGATATGCCGGCATATTCTATCTATTGACGCTGGACAGCATGATGGTGCCGGCCGCGAGTGAGGCAATCCTGACGCTGGCCGGCGTATTGTGCTTCGAGGGAAGATTCAACCTTCTTGCCGTCATACTGATTGCGACGATAGCCTCATTGCTCGGTTCAACTGTCTCCTGGGCGATTGGAAAATATGGAGGAAGGCGCTTTCTTGAGAAACACGGGAAGTACCTGTTTATCAGGAAAAAGGAGTTGGATCGCGGAGACGCATTCTTTCGCGATCACGGGGAGTCGGCTGTCTTCTTCGGTCGCATCATTCCGCTTGTAAGGACATACATATCGCTCCCGGCAGGCATAGCGGCGATGGGATACAGGCGGTTCATCATATTCACACTTGGCGGCACACTCATCTTTGTTACAATGCTTACGCTTCTCGGATATGAGCTCGGAAGCAATATCTCTTTGCTCAATGCAGCGCTGAATTACTTCAACGGCGCTGCTATTGTGATAGCATTGCTATTTGTTGCGGGAATTATTTACTCCGTTATGAGGGCAAGAAGACGCGCAACGTGA
- a CDS encoding TPD domain-containing protein, producing MMNRDLYSDIYYSLRRPEDIAKMAEKTKLDEELMLVIYTQRTVRFATRDYYQIVEMAPSLLRRWKNGEPMVKIARRLNFPPILLGLILMSQDNVGRKRFWKMVREPETITDKRLKSEMIAIRKSDILYSPEGAEVQKQRGIKGEEKLAKWLDEQGIKYRTEADLRGKFPKTPDFLLDEPLDYNGYEIKWIDSKASFGDDIELRKNNRRQFHQYVTLFGKGLVLYWFGYIDDMKSEDSILIGDESILGELEKALSASKKFAN from the coding sequence ATGATGAACAGGGACTTGTATTCCGACATATACTATTCTCTCCGCAGGCCTGAGGACATAGCCAAGATGGCCGAAAAGACAAAGCTTGATGAAGAGCTAATGCTGGTAATTTACACCCAGCGCACTGTGAGATTCGCGACGCGCGATTATTACCAGATCGTAGAAATGGCACCATCTCTCCTGAGAAGATGGAAGAACGGCGAGCCGATGGTCAAAATAGCAAGGAGGCTCAATTTTCCGCCAATATTACTCGGACTCATACTGATGTCGCAGGACAACGTGGGCCGAAAGCGTTTCTGGAAGATGGTCAGGGAGCCAGAAACAATAACGGACAAGAGGCTGAAATCTGAAATGATTGCCATAAGGAAGAGCGACATACTTTATTCTCCGGAAGGTGCCGAAGTTCAGAAACAGCGTGGAATAAAGGGAGAGGAGAAGCTTGCCAAATGGCTGGACGAACAGGGCATAAAATACAGGACTGAAGCGGATTTGCGCGGAAAGTTTCCGAAGACTCCGGATTTCCTCCTTGATGAGCCGCTGGATTACAACGGTTATGAAATCAAATGGATAGATTCGAAGGCGTCGTTCGGCGATGATATCGAGCTGAGAAAGAACAACAGGAGACAGTTCCACCAATATGTGACGCTTTTTGGAAAAGGGCTTGTTCTCTACTGGTTTGGCTACATAGATGACATGAAGAGCGAAGATTCCATTCTCATCGGAGACGAAAGCATACTCGGCGAGCTCGAAAAGGCACTAAGCGCAAGTAAAAAGTTTGCGAATTGA
- a CDS encoding PHP domain-containing protein, which produces MKLDLHNHSIYSPDSNVELRDAVAAARRRGMDGMAFTDHNTVKGSIAAQSFSTEDFVILTGCELSTAEGHLLCIGIIDDIPSGSGMAEAIEKVESLGGIAVPSHPFRLGTGAGMDTLIRLNVKAIETVNGRNHHARNKSALAFASSRGTGGTGGSDSHSSDEIGRAYTVIDGENLGADDIIQEIASGRTTGAGTGQTFSGSARTMSKIVSEFIRRKGKHI; this is translated from the coding sequence ATGAAGTTAGATCTGCATAATCACTCCATATATAGTCCTGACTCGAATGTGGAGCTAAGGGACGCAGTGGCTGCAGCAAGGCGCAGAGGCATGGACGGCATGGCGTTTACAGACCATAATACTGTGAAAGGTTCAATTGCTGCGCAGTCCTTCAGTACTGAAGACTTTGTGATATTAACAGGATGTGAATTGTCTACTGCAGAAGGACATCTTCTCTGCATAGGCATAATTGACGATATTCCTTCAGGCTCAGGCATGGCTGAGGCTATTGAAAAGGTGGAGTCGCTTGGTGGAATCGCTGTTCCGTCCCATCCGTTCAGACTTGGCACCGGGGCAGGGATGGATACACTGATCAGACTGAATGTGAAAGCCATTGAAACGGTCAATGGCAGGAATCATCACGCTCGAAACAAGAGTGCACTCGCTTTTGCCTCCTCGCGTGGCACAGGTGGTACTGGCGGAAGTGATTCACATTCTTCGGACGAGATTGGGCGCGCCTATACTGTCATAGATGGCGAAAACCTGGGTGCAGACGACATCATACAAGAAATTGCCTCAGGCAGAACCACGGGTGCCGGTACCGGACAGACGTTTTCTGGCTCGGCAAGGACGATGTCTAAAATAGTGTCCGAATTCATACGCAGAAAGGGCAAACACATCTGA
- a CDS encoding flavin reductase family protein gives MTDDVADFKTAVSRFPTGVTVIATSDGTNLAGMTANAIFSLSLSPPSVVVSLQNDAETTRLIGITRKGAVSFLSADQRHVSETFSRRNSQAEKFRTVPWLKGNNGQPIIEGCISALEISVQNIIPAADHQLVIANVTRVVNSGGRLPLIYYASSYATMEPDGKLVLPQGRRNY, from the coding sequence ATGACCGATGACGTGGCAGATTTCAAAACGGCCGTTTCACGGTTTCCTACAGGCGTGACTGTGATAGCCACGAGTGACGGCACAAATCTTGCTGGCATGACGGCAAATGCGATATTTTCGCTTTCTCTGAGTCCGCCATCAGTTGTCGTTTCTCTTCAGAACGACGCCGAAACGACGAGACTCATAGGCATAACGAGGAAGGGTGCGGTTTCTTTTCTTTCCGCCGATCAGCGCCATGTTTCGGAGACTTTTTCCCGGCGCAACAGTCAGGCGGAAAAGTTCCGGACAGTTCCGTGGCTGAAAGGTAACAACGGTCAGCCAATCATAGAAGGGTGCATTTCCGCGCTGGAGATATCTGTGCAGAACATCATCCCCGCCGCAGACCACCAGCTCGTGATTGCCAACGTTACGCGGGTCGTCAATTCCGGCGGACGTCTCCCGCTGATATATTATGCCAGCAGTTATGCGACTATGGAGCCAGACGGCAAACTTGTTTTGCCGCAAGGACGGCGCAATTATTGA